The Paenibacillus tianjinensis genome has a window encoding:
- a CDS encoding DinB family protein encodes MNAIDCIVLNLEEVRRRSIIVWESIPEHYMNWRPDPDALSIKEMIRHVLDSEHYYHLCLLNEGSLITYDSPYEKRTFTTLKDELDFSRTYRNAFIDKIKSYGEDDLSRIQIDRSDVGYIRTLGDMLLRIAYHEAVHSGQLLDYLRSAELKRPKVWD; translated from the coding sequence ATGAACGCAATAGATTGCATAGTCTTGAATCTAGAAGAGGTCCGACGTAGAAGCATTATAGTATGGGAAAGCATACCTGAACATTATATGAACTGGAGACCAGATCCAGATGCCTTGAGCATCAAAGAGATGATCCGACATGTATTGGATAGCGAACATTATTACCATCTTTGCCTGTTAAATGAAGGAAGTCTGATTACATATGATTCACCGTACGAGAAACGAACGTTTACAACGCTCAAAGATGAACTCGATTTTTCAAGAACATACAGGAATGCTTTTATAGATAAGATAAAATCTTACGGAGAGGATGATTTATCACGAATTCAGATTGATCGGAGCGATGTCGGGTACATTCGTACATTAGGTGATATGCTTTTGAGAATTGCATACCATGAGGCTGTACATTCAGGTCAACTTTTAGATTATTTAAGATCTGCAGAATTAAAGCGGCCTAAGGTTTGGGATTAA
- a CDS encoding DUF5680 domain-containing protein, translating into MMELIDFLLEAKKATYAGEGPELSPSRPSSHDLEFTRGNLQYIDTYLGSEKFTGAEAIWEKDKPLWAMNYAGRVTAEGFSGDFLKEALLHVPADRPFRGPEQYSDGHFTYTCTVNGDFGWFNGVEEIRAGGMKVYECMFHGGWIKE; encoded by the coding sequence ATGATGGAATTGATTGATTTTTTGCTGGAGGCTAAGAAAGCAACTTATGCAGGAGAGGGTCCGGAGCTGTCCCCGTCCCGCCCGTCATCCCATGATCTGGAGTTTACACGCGGGAATCTTCAGTACATCGATACTTATCTTGGGTCAGAAAAGTTTACCGGAGCAGAAGCAATATGGGAGAAGGATAAGCCGCTGTGGGCCATGAATTATGCAGGCCGTGTTACCGCTGAAGGTTTCAGTGGTGACTTCCTGAAGGAGGCTTTGCTGCATGTGCCGGCTGATCGGCCTTTTCGCGGGCCTGAGCAGTATAGTGATGGACATTTCACCTATACCTGCACTGTGAACGGGGATTTTGGCTGGTTCAACGGTGTTGAAGAAATCCGGGCGGGCGGCATGAAGGTGTATGAATGTATGTTTCATGGCGGCTGGATTAAGGAATAA
- a CDS encoding helix-turn-helix domain-containing protein, translated as MLNDLKEAEGIPYICGLLYEAYRIQVTWLDAEDTIRLTLPALVEGRPANPGSRGLLEEIMDVVRSSSIPQGAEAHSPLPLVHTTGFLENCIVLRLPAEGAQSAGTIMLGPSLSAPITEEMAASLLRDYNLPHSQQESWIRYYRSLPVLNRMRWYHAALLLYTLITGQALSVTDLLLDSPNPEPAAHPGDGPDLDLSYRRENVWLHHDPMLEREMFRHIATGDKAGLLRAQAAFPEESFGLLSKKSQLRSKKNLAVSSITLATRAAIEGGLFWEIAYTLSDFHIQHIEELNDIPAVDRALNAALCDFADHVRDNRISKLSRTSALCQNYIFNHLYEELPLSKLAEIAGLNASYLSQLFKKETGLAISDYIQRERIEEAKRLMELPGLTLSEIATRLHFNDQSYFTKVFKKYTGKTPRQYRLEKGNLL; from the coding sequence ATGCTAAACGACTTGAAAGAAGCCGAGGGTATTCCTTATATCTGCGGGCTGTTGTATGAGGCTTACCGGATACAGGTAACCTGGCTGGACGCAGAAGACACTATCCGCCTGACACTGCCTGCACTTGTAGAAGGACGTCCGGCCAATCCGGGCAGCAGGGGCCTGCTGGAGGAAATCATGGATGTTGTCCGCAGCAGCAGTATTCCCCAAGGCGCTGAGGCCCACAGTCCGCTTCCGCTTGTACACACCACCGGTTTTTTGGAGAATTGCATCGTGCTCCGCCTCCCTGCAGAGGGAGCACAATCCGCCGGAACGATCATGCTCGGCCCTTCCTTGTCCGCTCCCATCACGGAGGAGATGGCCGCAAGCCTGCTCCGCGACTATAATCTTCCGCATAGCCAACAGGAGAGCTGGATTCGGTACTACCGTAGCTTGCCTGTACTGAACCGGATGAGATGGTATCATGCTGCGCTGCTGCTGTACACGCTTATCACCGGGCAGGCGCTGTCGGTTACGGACCTGCTGCTGGATTCGCCCAATCCGGAGCCGGCTGCGCATCCCGGTGACGGACCGGATCTGGACCTATCTTACCGGCGCGAGAACGTGTGGCTGCACCATGACCCGATGCTGGAGCGGGAGATGTTCCGCCATATTGCCACCGGGGATAAAGCCGGACTGCTGCGGGCCCAGGCTGCTTTTCCCGAAGAGAGCTTCGGTCTGTTGTCCAAGAAAAGCCAGCTGCGCAGCAAAAAAAATCTGGCCGTCTCCTCCATTACCCTGGCGACACGCGCAGCGATTGAGGGCGGCCTGTTCTGGGAAATCGCCTATACCCTAAGCGACTTCCATATCCAGCACATCGAGGAGCTGAATGATATTCCGGCTGTGGACCGGGCACTGAACGCCGCCCTGTGTGATTTCGCCGACCATGTGCGCGACAACCGCATATCTAAGCTGTCCCGCACCTCAGCCCTATGCCAGAACTATATTTTTAACCATTTGTATGAAGAGCTTCCCTTAAGCAAGCTAGCTGAGATTGCCGGATTGAATGCTAGTTATCTTTCTCAATTGTTCAAAAAAGAAACCGGACTAGCCATAAGCGACTATATCCAGCGGGAGCGGATTGAGGAAGCCAAACGCCTGATGGAGCTGCCAGGCCTCACCCTGTCAGAGATCGCTACACGGCTGCATTTTAACGATCAGAGTTATTTCACCAAGGTGTTTAAGAAATATACGGGGAAGACGCCAAGGCAGTACAGGCTGGAAAAGGGGAATCTTCTTTAG